Proteins found in one Poecilia reticulata strain Guanapo linkage group LG6, Guppy_female_1.0+MT, whole genome shotgun sequence genomic segment:
- the nudt4a gene encoding nudix (nucleoside diphosphate linked moiety X)-type motif 4a isoform X2: MMKCKANQTRTYDGDGFKRRAACLCLRNEKEDEVLLVSSSRHPDQWIVPGGGMEPDEEPGVAAVREVYEEAGVKGKLGRLLGIFEHNQDRKHRTYVYALIVTETLEDWEDSVNIGRKRKWFKVEDAIRVLQSHKPVHAEYLCRLADTCSPPYGPVCCPRAMDSKAPHYVVCSAQDSELFNR, from the exons ATGATGAAATGCAAGGCCAACCAGACCAGGACGTACGACGGAGATGGCTTCAAGCGAAGAGCGGCGTGTTTGTGTTTGAGAAACGAGAAGGAGGACGAG GTGCTGCTGGTGAGCAGCAGTCGACATCCAGACCAATGGATTGTTCCCGGAGGAGGGATGGAGCCTGACGAGGAGCCCGGTGTTGCTGCCGTCAGGGAGGTGTACGAAGAG gcTGGTGTGAAGGGAAAACTTGGCAGACTTCTTGGGATATTTGAG CACAATCAAGACAGAAAGCACAGGACGTACGTCTACGCTCTTATTGTGACAGAAACactggaggactgggaggaCTCTGTTAACATTG GTAGGAAGAGGAAGTGGTTCAAGGTGGAGGATGCCATCAGGGTGCTGCAGAGCCACAAGCCTGTCCACGCAGAGTACCTCTGCAGACTCGCGGACACCTGCAGCCCCCCCTAYGGGCCTGTGTGTTGCCCCCGAGCGATGGACAGCAAGGCCCCTCACTATGTTGTTTGCTCAGCGCAGGACTCGGAGCTCTTCAACAGATAG
- the ube2na gene encoding ubiquitin-conjugating enzyme E2Na, which translates to MAGLPRRIIKETQRLLAEPVPGIKAEPDEGNARYFHVVIAGPQDSPFEGGTFKLELFLPEEYPMAAPKVRFMTKIYHPNVDKLGRICLDILKDKWSPALQIRTVLLSIQALLSAPNPDDPLANDVAEKWKSNEAEAIETAKTWTRLYAGNKNEV; encoded by the exons GAAACCCAGCGCTTGCTTGCAGAGCCTGTGCCAGGCATCAAAGCAGAGCCAGACGAAGGCAATGCGCGCTACTTTCACGTTGTCATCGCTGGACCTCAGGACTCGCCGTTTGAGGGAGGCACATTTAAACTTGAACTCTTTTTACCAGAGGAATATCCCATGGCAGCTCCTAAAGTACGGTTCATGACCAAAATATATCATCCCAATGTGGACAAGCTGGGAAGGATATGTCTGGACATTTTGAAAG ATAAATGGTCACCAGCTCTGCAGATTCGAACAGTGCTGCTATCTATCCAGGCTTTGCTAAGCGCACCCAATCCTGACGATCCCCTAGCAAATGATGTTGCAGAGAAGTGGAAGTCCAATGAAGCTGAAGCCATAGAAACAG cCAAGACATGGACCAGGCTTTATgctggaaacaaaaatgaagtgtaA
- the nudt4a gene encoding nudix (nucleoside diphosphate linked moiety X)-type motif 4a isoform X1 produces MMKCKANQTRTYDGDGFKRRAACLCLRNEKEDEVLLVSSSRHPDQWIVPGGGMEPDEEPGVAAVREVYEEAGVKGKLGRLLGIFEQHNQDRKHRTYVYALIVTETLEDWEDSVNIGRKRKWFKVEDAIRVLQSHKPVHAEYLCRLADTCSPPYGPVCCPRAMDSKAPHYVVCSAQDSELFNR; encoded by the exons ATGATGAAATGCAAGGCCAACCAGACCAGGACGTACGACGGAGATGGCTTCAAGCGAAGAGCGGCGTGTTTGTGTTTGAGAAACGAGAAGGAGGACGAG GTGCTGCTGGTGAGCAGCAGTCGACATCCAGACCAATGGATTGTTCCCGGAGGAGGGATGGAGCCTGACGAGGAGCCCGGTGTTGCTGCCGTCAGGGAGGTGTACGAAGAG gcTGGTGTGAAGGGAAAACTTGGCAGACTTCTTGGGATATTTGAG CAGCACAATCAAGACAGAAAGCACAGGACGTACGTCTACGCTCTTATTGTGACAGAAACactggaggactgggaggaCTCTGTTAACATTG GTAGGAAGAGGAAGTGGTTCAAGGTGGAGGATGCCATCAGGGTGCTGCAGAGCCACAAGCCTGTCCACGCAGAGTACCTCTGCAGACTCGCGGACACCTGCAGCCCCCCCTAYGGGCCTGTGTGTTGCCCCCGAGCGATGGACAGCAAGGCCCCTCACTATGTTGTTTGCTCAGCGCAGGACTCGGAGCTCTTCAACAGATAG